A region of Fibrobacter succinogenes subsp. succinogenes S85 DNA encodes the following proteins:
- the hemC gene encoding hydroxymethylbilane synthase encodes MSDLKLRIATRKSALALAQTTMVADAIVAANSVIGNAADSNNARDSLTYELVSMTTEGDRRLDKSLASFGGKGVFIKELEIALLEGRADIAIHSLKDMPAEVLPQFKLAAVLKREDPRDAFLSRGGSAGIRFMDLPAGARVGTGSIRRVVQLKALRPDLEYVPIRGNIQTRIGKLAELDGVVLAAAGLKRMGLADQVTEYFSTEQMLPASGQGILAIETLNDATVQESRVTGRADLAQILARVNDVATYCIASAEMAYLKALNAGCQFPVASFAEFVCEDGIENRGTCGALEENANRIAQTLKIRGIYWDEKSEKLLRAEVAGNVDLNSEDCVQQSKNLGIELACAIQKQL; translated from the coding sequence GTGAGTGACTTGAAATTACGTATCGCAACGCGCAAGAGCGCTTTGGCTTTGGCCCAGACGACGATGGTGGCAGATGCTATTGTCGCTGCTAATTCTGTTATTGGGAATGCCGCCGATTCTAATAATGCCCGCGATTCTCTGACTTATGAACTTGTCTCCATGACAACCGAAGGCGACCGCCGTTTGGATAAGTCGTTGGCGAGCTTTGGTGGCAAGGGCGTGTTCATCAAGGAACTGGAAATTGCGCTCCTCGAAGGTCGTGCCGATATAGCGATTCACAGTTTGAAGGATATGCCTGCTGAAGTGCTGCCGCAGTTCAAGCTTGCTGCAGTCTTGAAACGCGAAGACCCGCGAGATGCATTCCTTTCGCGTGGTGGTTCGGCTGGAATTCGCTTTATGGATTTGCCTGCGGGCGCTCGTGTCGGTACGGGAAGTATTCGCCGTGTGGTGCAGCTGAAAGCGCTCCGCCCGGATTTGGAATATGTGCCGATTCGCGGAAACATCCAGACTCGTATAGGCAAGCTTGCGGAACTTGATGGCGTTGTGCTTGCGGCGGCGGGCCTTAAGCGTATGGGGCTTGCTGACCAGGTGACGGAATACTTTAGCACTGAACAGATGCTCCCCGCAAGTGGTCAGGGAATCCTTGCAATTGAAACGTTGAATGATGCAACTGTTCAAGAATCGCGCGTCACAGGTCGTGCGGACCTTGCGCAGATTCTCGCTCGCGTGAATGATGTCGCGACATATTGCATTGCTTCTGCTGAAATGGCTTATTTAAAAGCGCTTAACGCAGGCTGCCAATTTCCAGTGGCAAGCTTCGCAGAATTTGTTTGCGAAGATGGTATTGAAAATCGCGGCACTTGTGGCGCACTCGAAGAGAATGCTAATAGAATTGCGCAGACTTTGAAAATTCGCGGCATTTACTGGGACGAAAAATCAGAAAAACTGCTCCGTGCAGAAGTCGCCGGAAACGTTGATTTGAACTCGGAGGATTGCGTTCAGCAATCCAAGAACTTGGGCATTGAACTCGCCTGTGCAATTCAAAAACAATTGTAA
- the hemA gene encoding glutamyl-tRNA reductase, whose protein sequence is MRKIYMAGMSHKVAEIAIREKFYIPMDVKTEALMHSPFDELLILATCNRTEVYVASDREISDGELVRYVCGLARQDYDDFAKFFYFKSGDDVAHHVMNVCAGLDSVAMGEDQILHQIGRAYETAHQLNATGNTLNKLFQSAIHTTKRIKTETNLSKLSCNIPFLAMKQVQKTFDDLENRTVYIVGLGEMGSLMLKYVQENTTKIFASSKTFANAEKFADVLTPVKFEDRYEVLGKCDVVILCSACQEPIVTKDEFVKAIQVADSIDVPSKRLVVDLANPRNAEASIGELPGVEYVCVDDLEKIVSENRRLRMIEFDAAQKILKEGLDEFLHWNRMDEVSKQIHLHAEKMLTTANEESEKLLRSMPELSEDDRHRIQMMYERFAKKMANDFLYKVKAENSPEDVQVFLKCLDSKSPRN, encoded by the coding sequence ATGCGCAAAATTTACATGGCAGGCATGAGCCACAAGGTGGCTGAAATCGCGATTCGCGAAAAGTTTTATATCCCGATGGATGTAAAGACCGAGGCGTTGATGCATTCTCCGTTTGATGAACTTTTGATTTTGGCAACGTGCAATCGCACGGAAGTCTATGTGGCGAGTGACCGCGAAATCTCTGATGGTGAACTCGTTCGTTATGTGTGTGGACTTGCCCGTCAAGACTACGATGATTTTGCGAAGTTCTTTTATTTTAAGTCGGGTGACGATGTTGCGCATCATGTGATGAACGTGTGTGCCGGGCTTGATTCTGTCGCCATGGGTGAGGATCAGATTTTGCACCAGATTGGCCGCGCGTACGAAACGGCGCACCAGCTGAATGCAACGGGTAATACGCTGAACAAGCTTTTTCAGAGTGCGATTCATACGACGAAGCGCATCAAGACCGAGACGAACTTGAGCAAGCTCAGTTGCAACATTCCGTTCTTGGCGATGAAGCAAGTGCAGAAGACTTTTGACGATCTTGAAAATCGTACTGTGTATATCGTGGGGCTTGGCGAGATGGGATCGCTGATGCTCAAGTATGTACAAGAAAATACGACCAAGATTTTTGCAAGCAGCAAGACTTTTGCAAATGCTGAAAAATTTGCGGATGTGCTTACTCCTGTGAAATTCGAAGACCGCTACGAAGTCCTTGGCAAGTGCGATGTCGTTATTCTCTGCAGCGCTTGTCAGGAACCGATTGTCACGAAAGATGAATTTGTTAAGGCTATTCAGGTTGCAGATTCCATCGATGTCCCATCAAAGCGCCTTGTCGTTGACCTCGCGAATCCGCGCAATGCTGAAGCTTCTATTGGTGAACTTCCGGGCGTTGAATACGTTTGCGTTGATGACCTTGAAAAAATCGTTTCTGAAAATCGCCGTTTGCGCATGATTGAATTTGATGCGGCTCAGAAAATCTTGAAAGAAGGTCTTGATGAATTCTTGCATTGGAACCGCATGGATGAGGTCTCTAAGCAAATTCATTTGCATGCTGAGAAAATGCTCACGACGGCAAATGAAGAATCTGAAAAGTTGTTGCGCTCCATGCCCGAGCTTTCGGAAGATGACCGCCATCGCATCCAGATGATGTACGAACGCTTTGCGAAGAAAATGGCAAATGACTTTTTGTATAAAGTCAAAGCCGAAAATTCTCCTGAAGATGTGCAGGTTTTCCTGAAGTGCTTGGATTCAAAATCTCCTAGAAATTAG
- a CDS encoding deoxycytidylate deaminase — protein MNSSRAKLRDEVYTQMMCAQARLSKDQNTQMGAVLVSADGRVISTGYNGAPAGFDDETVPYTREKQLLAYDLLDADSGELLSHHEFEANKYPFMVHAEINALHYARGKVPPGSKLYVIGFPCERCSLDISLSGVAEVFVTKDDYDPKSTLNNNRDTAYYMFAQAGIIVTLCGKRIKPVVSKPEKK, from the coding sequence ATGAATAGTTCTAGAGCAAAGCTTCGCGACGAAGTCTATACGCAGATGATGTGTGCCCAGGCACGCCTTTCCAAAGACCAAAATACCCAAATGGGTGCCGTTCTTGTGAGCGCCGACGGGCGCGTTATCAGCACGGGTTACAACGGCGCTCCCGCTGGATTTGACGACGAGACCGTTCCGTACACGCGCGAAAAGCAACTCCTCGCCTACGATTTGCTAGATGCCGACTCGGGCGAGCTTTTAAGCCACCACGAATTCGAGGCGAACAAGTATCCGTTCATGGTTCACGCCGAGATCAACGCACTTCACTACGCCCGCGGAAAAGTTCCTCCAGGTTCCAAGCTCTACGTGATTGGATTCCCGTGCGAACGTTGCTCTTTGGACATCAGCCTTTCAGGCGTTGCCGAAGTTTTCGTGACCAAGGACGATTACGATCCGAAGTCCACGTTGAACAACAACCGCGACACGGCTTACTACATGTTCGCACAAGCTGGAATCATCGTAACGCTTTGCGGCAAACGAATCAAACCCGTTGTATCGAAGCCTGAAAAGAAATAA